In Cryptococcus neoformans var. grubii H99 chromosome 9, complete sequence, a genomic segment contains:
- a CDS encoding syntaxin 8, with protein sequence MSTTTPASISQRLTTTSSLLLERSRILSLNLKPSPSSTQQIVRNLTSIRSELEQLELESTGLALGGKKGKAKGGDDGDEEVKELGERYDRLLEMLEEDDLGREKAKDLKRTSRIPPSPIASPQSDKPSSPADASPFAQDVPTFNIDPPTPAVGYQPFKDYPENEEPELTPHEMLSNQQMLMNDQDERLNLLSHSIGRQNDLSLQIGSELDMHHQLLEETDTAMDRTAASLGRAKRRLDKVADEAKQHGSTITIVLLIFILLILIIVFKT encoded by the exons atgtcaacaacaaccccCGCATCCATCTCTCAGCGATTAACAACCACCTCATCCCTCTTGTTGGAACGTTCTCGCATTCTCTCGCTCAACCTCAAACCCTCCCCGTCCTCCACTCAGCAAATCGTACGCAACTTAACTTCCATTCGCTCAGAACTCGAACAGCTAGAGCTAGAAAGCACAGGCTTGGCGCTAGGcgggaaaaagggaaaggcgaaaggaggggatgatggtgacgaagaggtgaaggagTTAGGGGAGCGGTATGATCGTTTGTTAGAAATGctcgaagaggatgatttaggacgagaaaaggCTAAAGATTTGAAACGTACGAGCCGAAT ACCGCCTTCCCCTATTGCAAGCCCTCAGTCTGATAAGCCATCCTCTCCTGCTGATGCATCTCCATTTGCGCAAGATGTTCCTACATTCAACATCGATCCACCTACGCCTGCAGTTGGGTACCAACCATTCAAAGATTATCCAGAAAATGAAGAGCCAGAGTTGACGCCTCATGAGATGCTTTCCAACCAAcagatgctgatgaatg ATCAAGATGAGAGGCTAaatctcctctcccactcTATCGGCCGTCAAAACGATCTTTCATTGCAAATCGGCTCGGAGCTGGATATGCACCACCAGTTATTGGAAGAGACAGACACCGCTATGGATCGAACGGCGGCGAGCTTGGGAAGGGCGAAACGGCGTTTGGACAAGGTGGCTGATGAGGCTAAGCAACATG GGAGTACAATTACTATTGTCCTTCTTATTTTCATTTTGCTCATTCTAATCATCGTGTTCAAGACATGA